One window of Thermoanaerobaculia bacterium genomic DNA carries:
- a CDS encoding acyl-CoA dehydrogenase, with protein sequence ELTEDQRAVRDSARDFAEREIAPGIAERERSHAFPSEVVAKMGELGFLGMFVPAEYGGAGFDVVSYMLAIEEVARVDASLAVIMSVTNSVACYPIWRFGSDEQKKTILTELASGRAIGAYALTEPQSGSDAANQKTRAERKNGEYVISGTKSWITNAGVARWYVVMAMTDPGAGTRGITAFLLRDDDPGFQVGRNEEKMGLHGSQTASLFFENVRVPESRRLGAEGEGFRIAMTTLDHSRIGIAAQSVGIAQGAFEASVAHAKTRETFGKKIGEHQAIAFQLSDMKVQIDAARLLTHRAAWLSERPGGKYSKESSMAKVFASEACNAVCARACQIFGGYGFSKEYPVERYYRDARVTTIYEGTSEIQRMVIAKNLLGHR encoded by the coding sequence GAGCTGACGGAAGACCAGCGGGCCGTGCGGGACTCCGCGCGCGACTTCGCGGAGCGCGAGATCGCTCCCGGGATCGCCGAGCGCGAGCGGTCGCATGCCTTTCCCTCCGAGGTCGTCGCGAAGATGGGAGAGCTCGGCTTCCTCGGAATGTTCGTTCCCGCCGAGTACGGCGGCGCCGGCTTCGACGTCGTGTCGTACATGCTCGCGATCGAAGAGGTCGCCCGGGTGGACGCGTCGCTCGCGGTCATCATGAGCGTCACGAACTCGGTCGCGTGCTATCCGATCTGGAGGTTCGGTTCCGACGAGCAGAAGAAGACGATCCTGACCGAGCTCGCGTCGGGGCGCGCGATCGGGGCCTACGCGCTGACGGAGCCGCAGTCGGGCTCCGACGCCGCGAACCAGAAGACCCGCGCCGAACGGAAGAACGGCGAGTACGTGATCAGCGGCACGAAGTCGTGGATCACCAACGCCGGCGTCGCGCGGTGGTACGTCGTGATGGCGATGACGGACCCGGGGGCCGGGACGCGCGGGATCACCGCGTTCCTCCTTCGCGACGACGATCCGGGCTTCCAGGTCGGCCGGAACGAGGAGAAGATGGGGCTGCACGGGTCGCAGACGGCCTCGCTCTTCTTCGAGAACGTCCGCGTTCCGGAATCCCGGCGGCTCGGCGCCGAGGGCGAGGGGTTCCGGATCGCGATGACGACGCTCGACCACTCGCGAATCGGAATCGCGGCGCAGTCGGTCGGGATCGCGCAGGGAGCCTTCGAGGCTTCGGTCGCGCATGCGAAGACGCGGGAAACGTTCGGGAAGAAGATCGGCGAGCACCAGGCGATCGCGTTCCAGCTCTCCGACATGAAGGTGCAGATCGACGCCGCGCGCCTCCTCACGCATCGGGCGGCGTGGCTCTCGGAGCGACCGGGCGGGAAATACTCGAAGGAGTCCTCGATGGCGAAGGTCTTCGCATCGGAGGCGTGCAACGCGGTCTGCGCGAGAGCCTGCCAGATCTTCGGCGGATACGGCTTCTCGAAGGAATACCCCGTCGAGCGGTACTATCGCGATGCACGTGTGACGACGATCTACGAGGGAACCTCCGAGATCCAGCGGATGGTGATCGCCAAGAACCTCCTGGGGCACCGGTGA